From Archaeoglobus sulfaticallidus PM70-1:
GTTCCGTATGTCATTTTCAGTGTAACCAACTACTGTGGGCTTACCTGTTGTACCGCTTGAAGCGTGAAATCTGACAACCTGAGAGATAGGGACAGCGAACATTCCGGTAGGATAGCTATCTCTCAAATCCTGCTTGACTGTAAATGGGAGATTGGGAAGATCTTTAATACCGCTTATATCCCAAGGGTTTATTCCGGCATCCTTAAATCTCTTTCTGTAGTATGGGGAGTTCGTATATGCATGGTGGATTATGGCTCTTAATCTTCTCTCCTGTAGTTCTTTTAGGTCTTTCAGAGGCATTTTCTCAATACTAGGATTCCAGAACATGTGATAGCAAAATGCAAATCAGTATAAAAGTGTTATCTTCTTGAGTTGTTATGCTGAAAGGTCGTTTTTCCGGTTCAATATCAAAGATGGTTGAAGTGGTGTTTTAATGTAATAGAAAGGTGGCAGGATATTGTCGAAACAGGTATGCAGCAAAATTAAATTACGAAAAACCGGAGAGGTCGTTGTCTGCCAGCTTTGTTGTGACAGAAAGGCGATAAGGTATAAATCAGTGAAATAACTATTTACAGCAACACCTCGACCTTGCAAGTGAGGATCATTGGAGACCTATTTTTAAAAACTTGGTGTGATATATTCCACCTCCCCAAAATCATTCAGTAATGGTATGAGATCCGGTTTTTTATCGGAGAAAAACACATGCGTTTTACATTTACAGTCAGAAGCACCCAGCCTGCTATATGGTTCAAATTCTTCACACAGTACTCTCGAGATGGAACACTCCATTTTCTTACCGGATCGGATCATAATGGCAAAAAGTACATCCATCTCCTTAGTCAGGTAGTCAATATGCCACCTGAGCTTTTTGTCTCTGGAGAAGTGCCGTTTTATTCTCTTCTCAAGATTCACCATATGGCTTCCACAATAAATATAGTACCCCTTTCTGAAATAAACTCTCCTTTTCCCAACTTGGATGATCCTGTCTTTCTCGTTTCTCATTAAGATAACATAGGAACCTTTTGACATCACTCACTCAAACATTCCAAGCTTTTAAAACCATTTGATGTTGAACTGAATCAAAAATTGTTCATAAAAAATAAATAATCCTATTTGCCAAAACATAGCGATGACTGAGCGTTTGAAAACAATAATTCTTGCCGGTGGCAGGGGAACGAGGTTATGGCCTTTGAGCAGGGAACTTTTGCCCAAACAGTTTATAAGAATCCTCGATAACAGATCTCTTTTCCAGAAAACTGTGGAGCGAGCGAGGATATTTTCCAGCCCGGAGGATATCTTTATCGTAACAAACAGAGAATACAAATTCAGAATCCTCGATGATCTGAGTGAGATTGGGGATATCCCGAAAGAAAATATTCTTCTCGAACCCGATGCTAAAAATACCCTTCCGGCGATATACTGGGCAGTTAAGGTTATTGGCGATAACTGTAAGGTTGCTGTACTGCCGTCAGACCATATAATGGATTCTGGAGATGGATACATCGAGAGCTTCAAAAAAGCCATGAAGCTTGCTGATAGCTATTTAATCACATTTGGCATAAAGCCCACAAAACCACACACGGGCTACGGCTATATCAAGCCCGGCAGGAATTTGGGACAGGGTTATGAGGTTGCAGAGTTCAAAGAAAAGCCAGATCTTGAAACTGCTATGCAGTATGTCGAGAAGGGCTACTTCTGGAACAGCGGGATGTTCATGTTCAGAACGGATATCTTTTTAGATGAGGTTCAAAAACTGGCTCCTGAGGTTGCAGAGGCTTTTGAAAAGGACATTGAGGAGGCTTACAGAACAGTTCCGGAGATTTCCATCGACTATGGTATAATGGAAAAAACGAACAGATCTGCGGTAGTCCCCCTGGACACATACTGGAACGATCTCGGCAGCTTTGATGCGATATATGATGCTCTGGATAAAGACGAGAATGGAAACGCTATCAGAAAGGAAGATGGCGGAGACCTGCTGGCAATGGATTCCTCGAACAACCTGTTCATAGTCAGCAGGCTGACTTCAGCCATAGGTGTTGAAGATCTTCTCGTAATAGATACGGATGATGCGTTGCTGATAGCCAAGAAAGGTGAGAGTCAGAAGGTGAAGGAGATCTACAGCATGCTGAAGGGGAGGGGTGATGAGAGAATAAAAGTCCACAGAACTGCTTACAGGCCGTGGGGTAGCTATACCGTGCTCGAAACTGGAGAAGGATTCAAGATAAAGAGAATAACAGTCTTACCCTCTAAAAGATTGAGCTTACAGAGGCACTACCACAGAAGCGAACACTGGGTTGTTGTTAGTGGAATAGCAAGGGTTGTTGTGGATGGGAAAGAGATTCTG
This genomic window contains:
- a CDS encoding GIY-YIG nuclease family protein, whose protein sequence is MSKGSYVILMRNEKDRIIQVGKRRVYFRKGYYIYCGSHMVNLEKRIKRHFSRDKKLRWHIDYLTKEMDVLFAIMIRSGKKMECSISRVLCEEFEPYSRLGASDCKCKTHVFFSDKKPDLIPLLNDFGEVEYITPSF
- a CDS encoding mannose-1-phosphate guanylyltransferase/mannose-6-phosphate isomerase, yielding MKTIILAGGRGTRLWPLSRELLPKQFIRILDNRSLFQKTVERARIFSSPEDIFIVTNREYKFRILDDLSEIGDIPKENILLEPDAKNTLPAIYWAVKVIGDNCKVAVLPSDHIMDSGDGYIESFKKAMKLADSYLITFGIKPTKPHTGYGYIKPGRNLGQGYEVAEFKEKPDLETAMQYVEKGYFWNSGMFMFRTDIFLDEVQKLAPEVAEAFEKDIEEAYRTVPEISIDYGIMEKTNRSAVVPLDTYWNDLGSFDAIYDALDKDENGNAIRKEDGGDLLAMDSSNNLFIVSRLTSAIGVEDLLVIDTDDALLIAKKGESQKVKEIYSMLKGRGDERIKVHRTAYRPWGSYTVLETGEGFKIKRITVLPSKRLSLQRHYHRSEHWVVVSGIARVVVDGKEILLRQGESTFIKAGAVHRLENPGKIPLEVIEVQIGQYLGEDDIERFEDDFGR